One part of the Patescibacteria group bacterium genome encodes these proteins:
- a CDS encoding NUDIX domain-containing protein — translation MTEANKDLRPRGGVGVYIINNQKEILLLLRAATHAPGFWCPPGGHIEYGESFFDSAAKEAKEEANIDVAEIEVMGVTSDVYQTETKHYITVHLKALKYSGQEKLMEPNKFADIKWWPLADLPENIFPAVRNFLETNPVCLCGSGKKYLECCAK, via the coding sequence ATGACTGAAGCAAATAAAGATTTGAGGCCGCGTGGCGGTGTTGGTGTTTATATCATCAATAATCAGAAAGAAATTCTTCTGCTTTTGCGGGCGGCCACGCACGCCCCTGGTTTCTGGTGTCCGCCTGGAGGCCACATCGAATACGGTGAGAGTTTCTTTGATTCAGCGGCCAAAGAAGCCAAAGAAGAAGCGAATATCGACGTCGCCGAGATTGAAGTGATGGGCGTAACCAGCGATGTTTATCAAACCGAAACAAAACACTATATAACTGTACATCTCAAGGCCTTAAAATATAGTGGCCAGGAAAAGCTGATGGAGCCGAATAAGTTTGCCGATATCAAATGGTGGCCCCTAGCTGATTTGCCAGAGAATATTTTTCCAGCTGTGAGGAATTTTTTAGAAACGAATCCGGTCTGCCTTTGCGGCAGTGGTAAGAAATATTTAGAATGTTGTGCAAAATAA
- a CDS encoding DUF3850 domain-containing protein: MAIINKKIWPEYFEPVASGKKKYELRLNDFKVQEGDVLVLEEWDPATKEYTGRKTEKKVSYVGEFRIDDLFWPEDQIKEKGIQIISLE; encoded by the coding sequence ATGGCAATTATTAATAAAAAAATTTGGCCGGAATATTTTGAGCCAGTAGCCTCAGGCAAGAAAAAATATGAGTTGCGCCTCAATGATTTTAAAGTTCAGGAGGGCGATGTTTTAGTGCTCGAAGAATGGGATCCAGCTACTAAAGAATACACAGGCAGAAAGACCGAAAAGAAAGTAAGCTACGTCGGGGAATTTAGGATAGACGATTTATTTTGGCCAGAAGACCAGATTAAGGAAAAAGGTATTCAAATTATTTCCTTAGAATAA
- a CDS encoding MazG nucleotide pyrophosphohydrolase domain-containing protein: MQFNDLKEFIKEEDKRLRERYGNYIDDEKRILARTVKITEELGELCDEVLSFSSLQRQDKLDKHDRNNLSDEFADVIITTLLLADTMEVDIEQALEDKIKKIRLRS, encoded by the coding sequence ATGCAATTTAACGATCTAAAAGAATTTATTAAAGAAGAAGACAAGCGTTTGCGCGAGCGTTATGGTAATTATATCGATGATGAAAAGCGCATCTTAGCTAGAACCGTCAAGATTACGGAAGAATTAGGAGAATTATGCGATGAAGTTTTGAGTTTTAGTTCTTTGCAACGGCAAGATAAGCTGGATAAGCATGATCGGAATAATTTATCCGACGAGTTTGCTGACGTAATTATCACTACACTCCTGTTAGCTGATACTATGGAAGTCGATATCGAGCAGGCTCTAGAAGATAAGATTAAGAAGATAAGGTTAAGGAGCTAA
- a CDS encoding NUDIX domain-containing protein, whose protein sequence is MIHEDTFKEVDFNGAKGIVFLGDKMLVYRRDDKTSDSPLCLDLPGGGHEVSESPFATFQREVKEEFGLDIEGEEIEFSCTIPSVMTPEKKSFFIVAKVKNSGPEDIVFGNEGVEWFLMTPEEFIAHPDGIKRQQERVGQYLSGSLVSV, encoded by the coding sequence ATGATACATGAGGATACCTTTAAAGAAGTAGATTTCAATGGTGCTAAGGGAATAGTTTTCTTGGGCGATAAAATGCTGGTCTATCGTCGTGATGATAAAACCAGTGATTCGCCCCTATGTCTTGATTTACCCGGCGGGGGACATGAGGTTAGTGAATCGCCCTTTGCTACTTTCCAGAGGGAAGTGAAGGAAGAATTCGGCCTCGATATCGAAGGAGAAGAAATTGAATTTTCCTGCACCATCCCGAGCGTAATGACGCCGGAGAAAAAATCCTTCTTTATAGTCGCTAAAGTTAAAAATTCTGGGCCTGAAGATATCGTCTTCGGCAATGAAGGCGTCGAATGGTTTCTGATGACTCCCGAGGAATTTATCGCTCATCCCGATGGCATTAAGCGCCAGCAGGAGAGGGTGGGGCAGTACCTATCAGGCAGCTTGGTTTCCGTATAA
- the ileS gene encoding isoleucine--tRNA ligase, producing MQTEPKKTNDNSFPKMEEQVLDFWAKHDIFNKSLHQESPRGDYVFYDGPPFATGTPHYGHIVASIMKDIIPRYATMRGYHVDRKWGWDCHGLPIENIVEKELGTKTKKEIIDLGVAKFNDLCRSKVLTYVDEWKKVISRLGRWADMDNAYRTMDLSFMDSIWWAFKQLWDKGLIYKDYRSMHICPRCETTLSQSEVAEGYRDIKDLSCIAKFELSDEPGTYILAWTTTPWTLIGNVALAVGGEIEYVKIKLGSEFYILAKERLGDVLKDAQFEITEELKGQGLVGRSYKPLFDYYFKDKSLANHENGWKIYAADFVTTTDGTGVVHIAPAFGEDDMNLGKACQLPFIQHVGMDGLFKAEVKDFAGLHVKPLADHSSSDVEIIKHLAARNLLFHKEKYEHSYPHCWRCDTPLINYATSSWFVSVTKIKDQLLQSAQNINWSPNYIKEGRFGNWLEGARDWSISRQRFWASAIPIWECECGERLVISSVAELEAKSGQKIEDIHKDKVDPITFKCEKCQGTIQRIPDVLDCWFESGSMPFAQLHYPEENKAKFDQNFPAQFIAEGLDQTRAWFYYLHVIAGGIFSSHSYANVLVNGIVQAEDGKKMSKRLQNYPDPMLVMEKYGADALRAYLAASPVMQAENINFSERGVEESLRKNIMVLWNVYRFYEMFAVDKQAKGVKSTKALDLWILAKLNLLVKEVTEALEAYNLPKAVRPITEFIDELSTWYLRRSRDRFKSEDQDDKQGALATTQYVLSQLSKLMAPFMPFIAENLWQKVNGYDFNDPEQSVHLQTWPEYQTSDAVTGKILSEMASVRDISALGLAKRDEAGIKIRQKLSKVTVSGEVDLSEELIQVIKDELNIDEVIIRPVSGAHLKLELDTELTPELRREGIKRELIRFINLMRKEKSLSLNDRIQILYQGPDELSQDIEAAKSEIMKETLADSLEQGDFEAAAGKTLKIEGQAINLFIKIN from the coding sequence ATGCAGACTGAGCCAAAAAAGACGAATGATAATTCTTTTCCCAAGATGGAGGAACAAGTCCTTGATTTTTGGGCAAAGCATGACATTTTTAATAAAAGCTTGCACCAAGAATCGCCCCGAGGAGATTATGTTTTCTATGATGGCCCGCCTTTCGCTACCGGTACCCCCCATTACGGCCATATTGTGGCGAGCATCATGAAAGATATTATCCCACGTTACGCCACCATGCGCGGCTATCACGTCGACCGCAAGTGGGGTTGGGATTGCCATGGCCTGCCGATCGAAAATATCGTCGAGAAAGAACTGGGCACCAAGACTAAGAAGGAAATTATCGATCTAGGCGTAGCTAAATTTAACGACCTCTGCCGTTCTAAGGTCTTAACTTATGTCGATGAATGGAAGAAAGTCATCAGCCGCTTGGGCCGTTGGGCGGATATGGATAATGCCTATCGTACCATGGACTTAAGTTTCATGGATTCAATCTGGTGGGCCTTCAAGCAATTATGGGATAAAGGCTTGATCTATAAGGATTATCGTTCCATGCATATTTGTCCGCGCTGTGAGACGACCCTATCCCAGTCAGAGGTAGCCGAAGGCTATCGCGATATTAAGGATTTATCCTGTATCGCTAAATTTGAATTAAGCGACGAACCTGGAACCTATATCTTGGCTTGGACGACGACGCCTTGGACGCTAATCGGCAACGTCGCCTTGGCGGTTGGCGGAGAAATCGAATATGTGAAAATAAAGCTCGGGTCAGAGTTTTATATTTTAGCCAAAGAACGTTTAGGCGATGTCTTAAAAGACGCTCAATTTGAAATTACTGAGGAACTGAAAGGCCAAGGCTTGGTCGGGCGTTCATATAAGCCTTTGTTCGATTATTATTTTAAGGATAAAAGTCTGGCTAATCACGAAAACGGCTGGAAGATATATGCGGCTGATTTTGTCACGACCACCGATGGCACCGGCGTCGTCCATATCGCCCCTGCTTTTGGCGAGGATGACATGAATCTAGGAAAAGCCTGCCAGTTGCCTTTCATCCAGCATGTCGGCATGGATGGGCTGTTTAAGGCAGAGGTTAAGGATTTTGCCGGTTTGCACGTTAAGCCCCTGGCCGACCACAGTTCGAGCGATGTGGAGATAATCAAGCATCTGGCGGCCCGTAATTTGTTATTCCATAAAGAAAAGTATGAGCATAGCTATCCGCATTGCTGGCGTTGCGATACGCCGCTGATCAATTACGCTACTTCTTCCTGGTTTGTCAGCGTGACCAAGATTAAGGACCAGCTTTTGCAAAGCGCTCAGAATATAAATTGGTCGCCCAACTATATCAAAGAAGGCCGTTTTGGCAATTGGCTCGAAGGTGCGCGTGATTGGTCGATTTCCCGTCAGCGTTTCTGGGCTAGCGCTATCCCGATTTGGGAGTGTGAATGCGGTGAGCGCTTAGTCATCTCTTCGGTCGCGGAATTAGAAGCCAAGAGCGGGCAGAAGATTGAAGATATCCATAAAGATAAGGTCGATCCAATCACTTTCAAGTGTGAAAAATGCCAGGGAACCATCCAACGCATCCCGGATGTTTTGGATTGTTGGTTTGAATCCGGCTCCATGCCTTTTGCCCAGCTTCACTATCCGGAAGAGAATAAGGCTAAGTTCGATCAGAACTTTCCTGCCCAGTTTATCGCTGAAGGCTTAGACCAGACACGTGCTTGGTTTTATTATCTCCATGTTATCGCTGGCGGGATATTTTCTTCACATTCCTACGCTAACGTCTTAGTAAATGGCATTGTCCAAGCCGAGGACGGTAAAAAGATGTCGAAGCGTTTACAGAATTATCCCGACCCGATGCTTGTCATGGAAAAATACGGAGCTGATGCCTTGCGCGCTTATCTCGCCGCTTCACCTGTCATGCAAGCCGAAAATATAAATTTCTCAGAAAGGGGAGTGGAAGAATCCTTGCGCAAGAATATCATGGTCTTATGGAACGTCTATCGTTTCTATGAAATGTTTGCGGTTGATAAACAGGCAAAAGGAGTAAAAAGCACTAAGGCCTTAGACCTGTGGATCCTGGCTAAATTAAACCTTCTGGTTAAGGAAGTTACGGAAGCTTTGGAAGCATATAACCTGCCCAAGGCGGTCCGGCCGATAACCGAATTCATCGACGAATTGTCTACTTGGTATCTGCGCCGCAGCCGGGATCGTTTTAAATCAGAAGATCAAGATGACAAGCAAGGCGCCTTAGCCACCACTCAATATGTTCTCTCGCAACTTTCTAAGTTAATGGCCCCCTTCATGCCTTTTATCGCTGAGAATCTATGGCAGAAGGTAAATGGCTACGATTTTAATGATCCTGAGCAATCGGTCCATCTGCAAACCTGGCCTGAATATCAAACGAGCGACGCGGTTACGGGAAAAATATTATCCGAGATGGCAAGCGTCCGTGACATTTCCGCTTTAGGCCTAGCTAAGCGGGATGAGGCTGGCATTAAGATTAGGCAGAAGTTAAGCAAGGTTACAGTTAGCGGTGAAGTGGATCTAAGCGAGGAACTGATTCAAGTTATCAAAGATGAACTCAATATCGACGAAGTGATTATCCGTCCCGTCTCGGGTGCTCATTTGAAACTAGAGCTTGATACCGAGCTGACTCCGGAATTAAGGCGAGAAGGAATCAAGCGGGAGCTTATCCGTTTCATTAATCTTATGCGCAAAGAAAAGTCACTCAGCCTAAACGATCGCATTCAGATTTTGTATCAAGGCCCGGATGAACTCAGCCAAGACATTGAAGCGGCCAAGTCGGAAATAATGAAAGAGACCTTGGCGGATAGTTTGGAACAAGGAGACTTCGAAGCCGCCGCCGGCAAGACTTTGAAGATCGAAGGACAGGCGATAAACTTATTTATAAAAATAAATTAA
- a CDS encoding LemA family protein — protein MTTWIILGVIVLIALIIIALYNGLIRLKNRVAEAYSDMDVQMKRRYDLIPNLVETVKGYAAHERATLEAVIAARSQAMNTGAEDAEKKLAAENALSSTLKSIFALAENYPDLKANQNFLELQRELTDTEDKIMAARRFYNTNVRDFNTKLQVFPTNIFGRMLGFSAFKFFEVADAKEKEPVAVKF, from the coding sequence ATGACTACCTGGATCATCCTCGGCGTGATTGTCCTGATCGCTCTGATAATCATCGCCTTATATAACGGTCTAATCCGTTTAAAAAATCGTGTGGCCGAGGCCTATAGCGACATGGATGTGCAAATGAAGCGCCGTTATGATTTAATTCCCAATTTAGTCGAAACGGTTAAGGGCTACGCCGCCCATGAACGGGCCACCTTGGAAGCAGTGATTGCCGCTAGAAGCCAAGCGATGAATACTGGAGCTGAAGACGCGGAGAAAAAATTAGCTGCAGAGAACGCTTTGTCTTCTACCCTTAAATCCATCTTCGCTCTCGCGGAAAATTACCCCGATCTCAAAGCCAACCAGAATTTCTTAGAATTGCAAAGGGAATTGACCGACACGGAAGACAAGATCATGGCTGCCCGTCGGTTCTATAACACCAACGTCCGTGACTTCAACACCAAGCTACAAGTTTTTCCGACCAATATTTTTGGCCGGATGTTAGGCTTCAGTGCTTTTAAGTTTTTTGAAGTAGCTGATGCCAAAGAAAAAGAGCCGGTAGCCGTTAAATTCTAG
- a CDS encoding M48 family metallopeptidase codes for MASLYTHSAANRRKTWWLLAIFLVVIILIGYVFSYSFGDSNILYGALIFSIFFSFFSYWYSDKMVLSMSRAKEVDHDSARELYHIVENLCITAGLPVPKIYIIDDTAPNAFATGRNQEHAVIAVTTGLLQKLDKAELEGVIAHELSHIGNRDILLATLVTVLVGVVVLVADYGRRWSLFGGGRRQNDREGGDQLAFILGLVALALSVLAPLFAYLMQFAISRKREFLADADGALLTRYPEGLARALEKIASDQEPLEVANRATAHLFIASPFKEDSPAQKKISWFTKMFMTHPPIEERVKRLRGMNS; via the coding sequence ATGGCCTCCCTTTATACGCACAGCGCCGCTAATCGGCGTAAGACTTGGTGGCTGTTAGCCATCTTTCTGGTCGTCATCATCTTGATTGGCTATGTTTTTAGCTATTCTTTCGGCGATTCCAATATCCTCTATGGAGCCCTAATCTTCAGCATCTTTTTCAGTTTTTTCAGCTATTGGTATAGCGACAAGATGGTTCTATCTATGAGCCGAGCCAAAGAAGTCGACCATGATAGCGCCCGCGAACTCTATCATATCGTGGAAAATCTTTGCATTACGGCGGGTCTGCCCGTACCTAAAATCTATATTATCGATGACACGGCCCCGAATGCCTTCGCCACAGGTCGCAATCAAGAACATGCGGTGATCGCAGTTACTACCGGTTTGTTGCAAAAATTAGACAAGGCCGAACTTGAAGGCGTCATCGCTCACGAACTTTCCCATATCGGCAATCGCGATATTCTCTTAGCCACCTTGGTCACCGTCTTGGTCGGGGTCGTTGTTTTAGTGGCTGACTATGGTCGCCGCTGGTCATTATTCGGTGGCGGTCGCCGTCAGAACGACAGGGAGGGCGGCGATCAGTTGGCTTTTATCTTGGGTTTAGTCGCCTTAGCTTTATCAGTCTTAGCCCCACTTTTCGCTTATCTGATGCAATTCGCTATCTCCCGCAAAAGGGAATTCCTAGCTGATGCTGATGGCGCTCTCTTAACCAGATATCCGGAAGGTTTAGCGAGAGCTTTGGAAAAGATTGCTTCAGACCAAGAGCCCTTGGAAGTAGCTAACCGAGCCACCGCTCACTTATTTATCGCCTCTCCTTTTAAAGAAGATAGCCCCGCCCAGAAAAAGATCAGCTGGTTTACCAAGATGTTCATGACCCATCCGCCGATTGAGGAAAGGGTTAAGCGCCTAAGGGGAATGAATTCTTAA
- a CDS encoding U32 family peptidase C-terminal domain-containing protein, protein MPKLELLAPAGNLEKMKTAFLYGADAVYLGIPDFSLRVRINDFSLKTLGEGIKLAHQLKKKVYVTVNIFAHNKHLKKLPPYLKLLGRLQVDALIISDPGIIALAKKYCPKIPIHLSTQANCTNKEAVKFWAGQGVRRIILGREVTLEEIKEIKRFVPKMELEYFVHGAMCMAYSGRCFLSKELVNRSANLGDCAQPCRWPYEINIRPEKHDESFELVSEEHGSYLLNSKDLCLIKSLADLATAGVSSFKIEGRAKSIYYLAMVVGIYKAALLEIRAGRSRQASFKKKINYFFQELKTKIAHRGYTSGFLLGEKGEQNVFDSHAKIAWEFCGQTIAWADGLALVKVHNTILVGKNLEIIKPNYDIIKVKVKEMFDANSREKIKEAHGGGGGQQVVIACPEVPAGSVWRRQL, encoded by the coding sequence ATGCCTAAATTAGAGCTCCTCGCCCCAGCCGGCAACCTGGAAAAAATGAAGACAGCTTTTTTATATGGCGCTGATGCGGTCTATTTAGGCATCCCGGATTTTTCTTTGCGCGTCAGGATTAATGATTTTAGCCTTAAAACCTTGGGCGAAGGGATAAAACTGGCCCACCAACTCAAGAAAAAAGTTTATGTTACCGTTAATATCTTTGCTCATAATAAGCATTTAAAGAAGTTGCCGCCTTATTTAAAACTCTTAGGCCGTTTGCAGGTTGACGCTTTAATTATTTCCGATCCCGGAATTATAGCTTTAGCTAAAAAATATTGTCCAAAAATTCCCATCCATCTTTCTACTCAGGCTAATTGCACCAACAAAGAGGCGGTAAAATTTTGGGCCGGGCAAGGGGTGAGGCGTATCATCTTGGGTCGGGAAGTGACTCTAGAAGAAATTAAAGAGATTAAGCGCTTTGTACCCAAGATGGAATTAGAATATTTCGTCCATGGGGCAATGTGCATGGCTTATTCCGGCCGTTGTTTCTTATCTAAGGAATTAGTTAATCGGAGCGCTAATTTAGGCGATTGTGCCCAGCCTTGCCGCTGGCCCTATGAAATTAATATCCGCCCGGAAAAGCATGATGAGAGTTTTGAGTTGGTCAGCGAAGAGCACGGTTCCTACCTTTTAAACTCCAAGGATCTGTGTTTGATAAAATCTTTAGCTGATCTGGCCACCGCTGGAGTCAGCAGCTTCAAGATCGAAGGCCGGGCTAAAAGCATCTATTATTTAGCCATGGTGGTCGGGATATATAAGGCGGCGCTTTTAGAGATAAGGGCCGGGCGATCAAGACAGGCATCTTTTAAGAAGAAGATTAATTATTTTTTTCAGGAGCTTAAAACCAAGATTGCTCATAGGGGTTATACTTCTGGGTTTTTACTGGGGGAGAAAGGGGAACAGAATGTTTTTGATTCCCATGCTAAGATCGCTTGGGAGTTTTGTGGGCAGACAATAGCCTGGGCAGATGGCTTGGCTTTAGTGAAGGTTCATAATACGATTTTAGTTGGGAAAAACCTAGAGATTATTAAGCCGAACTATGATATAATAAAGGTGAAAGTCAAGGAAATGTTTGACGCCAATAGCCGGGAAAAGATTAAGGAGGCTCATGGTGGCGGCGGTGGCCAGCAGGTCGTGATCGCTTGCCCGGAAGTGCCGGCCGGTAGCGTCTGGCGCAGGCAGCTTTAA
- the ruvA gene encoding Holliday junction branch migration protein RuvA, whose amino-acid sequence MIAYLQGPVISKSLNQAIILVNGVGYLVFISEALASELKPGQETEIYTYHVVREDASDLYGFKNQEDLELFELLLSVSGVGPKSALAVLAIASASDIKEAIIRDNADLLTKVSGIGKKTAERVVLELKNKVAKLGGRLDLSAGSGLGTGDELEALMSLGFSLAQAREALNAVAPEIKDSGERLKAALAKLARQ is encoded by the coding sequence ATGATTGCTTATCTTCAAGGACCGGTTATCAGTAAGAGCCTTAATCAGGCCATCATCTTAGTTAATGGCGTCGGCTATCTGGTTTTTATTAGTGAAGCTTTAGCCAGTGAACTTAAACCAGGACAAGAAACGGAAATTTATACCTATCATGTCGTCAGGGAAGACGCTTCCGATTTGTATGGCTTTAAGAACCAGGAAGATTTAGAATTATTCGAATTGCTATTATCGGTTTCCGGGGTTGGACCGAAATCTGCTTTAGCGGTTTTAGCGATTGCTAGTGCTAGCGATATCAAGGAAGCGATTATCCGGGATAATGCCGATCTTTTAACCAAGGTCTCCGGCATCGGAAAGAAGACGGCGGAAAGGGTGGTTCTGGAGCTGAAGAACAAAGTAGCTAAATTGGGTGGCCGTCTCGATTTGAGTGCTGGTAGCGGCCTAGGAACCGGCGACGAGCTGGAAGCCTTGATGTCTTTGGGTTTTTCTTTGGCGCAGGCCCGTGAAGCTTTGAACGCGGTAGCCCCGGAAATAAAAGACAGCGGTGAGCGCTTGAAGGCCGCTTTAGCGAAATTAGCCCGCCAATAA
- the proS gene encoding proline--tRNA ligase, which translates to MAINEKRTITKQADDFPAWYQDVVKEAELAEVSEVRGCGIVRPYGLKIWELIKEELSRRFTADGVENVYFPVFVPLENLEAEKDHVEGFSPELAIVTHAGGEELTNKLAVRPTSEAAMYKTYAKWIQSYKDLPLRLNQWANVVRWEKRPRAFLRWSEFLWQEGHTVFASEDEARAEVRKMLAIYKDLYEYLAIPAFCGQKSESEKFAGAVSTLTAEVMAKDGKAIQGATSHYLGTNFAKVFEVKYLGADGEFHFGHQNSWGLSWRAVGAVIMVHGDDNGLRLPPNIAPIQVVLVPIYKDEASRQSVLAYSEKIAKTLQKKYRVKIDSRDSQTPGFKFNYWEVRGVPVRLEIGPQEADGQKVTVFRRDNNTKESIALSDLNKHLAKLMKDIHKNLYRQAFDFSRSHIHRIKDWSEIKDQTGWFEASWSEDPETEKQLKEKYGIVSRVLLDKQANSKPRHQKCFISGQDAKHDWLFAKCY; encoded by the coding sequence ATGGCCATTAACGAAAAAAGAACTATTACCAAACAAGCTGACGATTTTCCCGCCTGGTATCAGGATGTGGTAAAGGAGGCGGAATTAGCTGAGGTTTCGGAGGTGCGCGGTTGCGGCATTGTCCGGCCTTATGGCCTGAAAATTTGGGAGCTGATCAAGGAAGAGTTGAGCCGTCGTTTTACAGCTGACGGGGTAGAGAATGTCTATTTTCCGGTCTTCGTCCCCTTAGAAAATTTAGAAGCAGAGAAGGACCACGTCGAAGGCTTTTCACCGGAACTGGCGATTGTCACTCATGCCGGCGGTGAAGAGCTGACCAACAAGCTGGCGGTGCGGCCGACCAGCGAAGCGGCGATGTATAAAACCTATGCTAAGTGGATTCAGAGCTATAAGGACTTGCCTTTGCGTTTGAACCAATGGGCGAACGTCGTCCGTTGGGAAAAGAGGCCGCGCGCTTTCTTACGTTGGAGCGAATTTCTCTGGCAAGAGGGTCATACGGTTTTTGCTAGCGAAGATGAAGCGCGGGCAGAAGTCCGGAAGATGCTGGCTATCTATAAGGATCTGTATGAATATCTAGCTATCCCCGCTTTTTGCGGCCAGAAATCCGAAAGTGAGAAATTTGCCGGTGCTGTTAGCACCTTGACGGCTGAAGTGATGGCTAAAGATGGTAAAGCCATCCAAGGTGCTACCAGCCATTACCTAGGCACTAATTTCGCTAAAGTTTTTGAAGTTAAATATCTCGGAGCGGACGGCGAATTCCATTTTGGCCACCAAAACAGCTGGGGTCTATCCTGGCGGGCGGTCGGAGCGGTCATCATGGTCCATGGCGATGACAACGGCTTGCGTTTGCCTCCGAATATCGCCCCTATCCAGGTGGTACTGGTGCCGATCTATAAGGATGAAGCTAGCCGTCAGTCGGTCTTAGCCTATAGCGAGAAGATCGCCAAGACTTTGCAGAAAAAATATCGGGTTAAGATCGACAGCCGTGATTCCCAGACTCCGGGTTTTAAATTCAACTATTGGGAAGTGCGGGGCGTGCCAGTCCGTTTAGAAATCGGCCCGCAGGAAGCGGATGGTCAGAAAGTCACCGTCTTCCGCCGTGATAACAACACCAAGGAAAGCATCGCTCTCAGCGATTTGAATAAGCATCTAGCTAAGCTGATGAAAGATATCCATAAGAATCTGTATAGGCAAGCCTTCGATTTTTCCCGATCTCATATCCATCGCATCAAGGATTGGTCGGAAATCAAAGATCAAACCGGCTGGTTCGAAGCGAGCTGGAGCGAAGATCCGGAAACCGAAAAGCAGCTGAAAGAAAAATACGGCATTGTTTCACGCGTCCTTTTGGACAAACAGGCAAATTCTAAGCCGCGCCATCAGAAATGCTTCATTAGCGGCCAAGACGCTAAACATGACTGGCTTTTTGCCAAATGCTATTAG
- a CDS encoding rod shape-determining protein: protein MFKKLLGKFSHDLGIDLGTKNTLVYVSDKGIVVNEPSVVAINKRTHEILEVGEEARKMVGKTPGHIEAIKPLVDGVISDFEITEKMLKYFINKVHSENFVLVPRPRVVIGIPLDLTEVEKKAVEDAARSAGARKVYLIEEALAAAVGARLPVTEATATMIVDIGGGTTEIAVISLSGVVAWKSLRVAGNEFDNNIIEYIREEFNILIGEQLAEEIKVKIGSAVSIKELKEIEVRGRDLLNGLPKAVIVTDSQIRGAISRTVNKIIENIKIILETTPPELVADIYEKGIHLSGGGALLRGLDQAISQAARIPVKIVDDPLTCVARGTGILISDKELLAKVTSPLESER from the coding sequence ATGTTTAAAAAACTTTTAGGAAAATTCAGCCATGATTTAGGAATAGATTTAGGTACTAAGAATACCCTGGTTTATGTTAGCGATAAAGGCATCGTGGTCAACGAACCGAGCGTGGTGGCAATTAATAAGCGGACCCATGAAATTTTAGAAGTCGGCGAAGAAGCCCGGAAGATGGTTGGTAAGACCCCGGGCCATATTGAAGCCATTAAGCCTTTGGTTGACGGCGTTATTTCTGATTTTGAGATTACCGAGAAGATGCTCAAGTATTTCATCAATAAAGTTCATAGCGAAAATTTCGTTTTGGTTCCTCGTCCTCGAGTGGTCATCGGCATCCCGTTAGATCTGACTGAAGTGGAAAAGAAAGCGGTTGAAGATGCCGCTCGTTCTGCCGGTGCCCGCAAAGTCTATCTGATAGAAGAAGCTTTGGCGGCGGCGGTTGGGGCTCGTTTGCCGGTAACTGAAGCAACGGCCACCATGATCGTCGATATCGGCGGCGGGACGACCGAGATCGCCGTCATTTCTTTGTCCGGCGTGGTTGCCTGGAAATCATTGCGGGTCGCTGGTAATGAATTTGATAATAATATCATTGAATATATCCGTGAAGAATTTAACATCCTGATCGGCGAACAGCTGGCAGAAGAGATCAAAGTGAAGATCGGCTCCGCCGTGTCCATTAAAGAGCTGAAGGAAATCGAAGTTAGAGGCCGAGATCTTCTCAATGGCTTACCTAAGGCAGTGATTGTCACTGATTCCCAGATCCGGGGGGCGATTAGCCGGACAGTCAATAAGATCATCGAGAACATCAAAATAATTTTAGAAACAACGCCGCCGGAATTGGTAGCGGATATCTATGAAAAAGGAATACATTTGTCGGGCGGCGGCGCTTTGTTGCGCGGTTTAGACCAGGCCATTTCCCAGGCGGCCAGGATTCCGGTTAAGATCGTCGACGATCCTTTGACCTGCGTCGCTCGCGGCACGGGTATCTTAATTAGTGATAAAGAATTACTCGCTAAAGTAACTTCACCGCTCGAAAGCGAGCGTTAA